A section of the Methanococcus voltae genome encodes:
- a CDS encoding molybdopterin-guanine dinucleotide biosynthesis protein MobB, translating to MRVIGVIGKKDTGKTSIICDILKHVSGISVATIKKTHHDVEVDTPNTDSYRMKENSNLSVLSTGAKTGFYYDKMSLYEILSKLDYDLVIIEGFKEELIEFNIPKILMVEGKRGLDLLDNQVIMTIEDFKYDIKEVIEMIADKAVVPTYNFNCGHCGYDCKQFVEKMIKGEDNLKWDRCVMSYSIKITANDKIIPANPFVSDIIKNTIKGMMVSLKSVENPEKITVSFDETSDNDLSSKIVVKTIKNEELDSKKN from the coding sequence ATGAGGGTAATTGGAGTAATAGGTAAAAAAGACACCGGTAAAACAAGTATTATATGCGATATATTGAAGCATGTAAGTGGAATTAGTGTCGCCACCATAAAAAAAACACATCACGACGTTGAAGTAGATACGCCAAATACGGACTCATATAGGATGAAAGAAAACTCTAACTTGTCAGTATTGTCAACAGGTGCTAAAACTGGTTTTTATTACGATAAGATGTCGTTATATGAAATTTTATCAAAATTAGATTACGACCTTGTAATTATTGAAGGGTTTAAAGAAGAACTTATTGAATTTAACATTCCAAAAATATTGATGGTTGAAGGTAAAAGGGGTTTAGATTTATTAGATAATCAGGTTATAATGACCATTGAAGACTTTAAATATGATATCAAGGAAGTTATAGAAATGATTGCTGATAAAGCAGTAGTACCGACATACAACTTTAATTGTGGACATTGTGGATACGATTGTAAGCAATTTGTGGAAAAAATGATAAAAGGCGAGGATAATCTAAAATGGGATAGATGTGTAATGTCATATTCTATTAAAATAACCGCCAATGATAAAATAATACCTGCAAATCCTTTTGTATCGGATATCATAAAAAATACAATTAAAGGTATGATGGTCAGCTTGAAATCAGTTGAAAATCCTGAAAAAATTACTGTATCATTTGATGAAACTTCAGATAATGATTTATCAAGTAAAATTGTAGTGAAAACTATCAAAAATGAGGAACTAGATTCTAAAAAGAATTGA
- the twy1 gene encoding 4-demethylwyosine synthase TYW1: MEKRIPQIPEQLYNILRKQHYQIEDHSAVKLCGWVRKSFLEDKACYKSKFYGINTHRCIQSTPSVIWCQQQCEFCWRVLPSDLGINEPNFKAPQWKEPEEVAEDILNMHKTIITGYKGIIDRIGTEKYMEATEPKHVAISLAGEPTMYPYIDELINIFHKKKISTFVVSNGILTDVIEKINPTQLYMSLDAHDLPSYKKICKGTEQDWQNILNTLDILEEKGRTCLRTTVIKNINDDLSKFAELYDRANVNFIEVKSYMNVGYSRNRLNLDDMIKHNDLINICKSIEDKSNFKVIDDAPESRVVLLSNTTDSRAINPKIDFENL, translated from the coding sequence TTGGAAAAAAGAATTCCTCAAATTCCTGAACAATTATATAATATCCTTAGAAAGCAACACTATCAAATTGAAGACCATAGTGCTGTTAAATTATGTGGATGGGTACGAAAAAGCTTTTTAGAAGATAAAGCATGTTATAAATCCAAATTTTATGGAATAAATACTCACAGATGTATTCAAAGTACGCCTTCGGTCATATGGTGCCAACAACAATGTGAATTTTGTTGGAGGGTTTTACCGTCTGATTTAGGGATTAATGAGCCAAATTTTAAGGCACCACAATGGAAAGAACCTGAGGAAGTTGCTGAAGATATTTTAAACATGCACAAGACAATTATAACAGGTTATAAAGGAATTATCGATAGAATAGGTACTGAAAAGTATATGGAAGCAACTGAACCAAAACACGTTGCAATCTCTTTGGCTGGGGAGCCTACAATGTACCCATATATCGATGAATTAATAAATATATTCCATAAAAAGAAAATATCTACATTTGTAGTTTCAAACGGTATTTTAACAGACGTGATAGAAAAAATAAACCCTACACAATTATACATGTCACTAGATGCTCATGATTTACCGAGTTATAAAAAAATATGTAAAGGAACTGAGCAGGATTGGCAGAATATATTAAATACGTTGGATATATTGGAAGAAAAAGGTAGAACATGCCTTAGAACTACGGTTATTAAAAATATAAATGATGATTTATCTAAATTCGCAGAATTATACGATAGAGCTAATGTAAACTTTATCGAAGTTAAATCATACATGAACGTAGGTTATTCAAGGAATAGACTTAATTTAGATGATATGATTAAACACAACGATTTAATTAACATTTGTAAGAGTATTGAAGATAAATCTAATTTTAAAGTTATAGATGATGCTCCAGAAAGTAGGGTGGTATTATTATCCAATACTACAGATAGTAGGGCTATAAATCCAAAAATAGACTTTGAAAATTTATAA